In the genome of Triticum urartu cultivar G1812 chromosome 5, Tu2.1, whole genome shotgun sequence, one region contains:
- the LOC125506331 gene encoding putative AP2/ERF and B3 domain-containing protein Os01g0140700, with translation MKNEHHTICPTEMASFHHLFLTIPRSRHKSRHLRNGHSACQLSPPMASGKPTNPEIDNDMECSSPESGAEDAVESSSPAPAPSSRFKGVVPQPNGRWGAQIYEKHSRVWLGTFADEESAARAYDVAALRFRGRDAVTNYQLPLAVEGASSSSTSELAFLADHSKAEIVDMLRKHTYADELRQGLRRGHGRAQPTPAWAREFLFEKAVTPSDVGKLNRLVVPKQHAEKHFPPTTAAATGSNGKGLLLNFEDGEGKVWRFRYSYWNSSQSYVLTKGWSRFVREKGLVAGDTVTFSRSAYVMNDTEEQLFIDYKQKNKNDEAADAAKNEAGHAAVKLFGVDIGGGEMAGSSGG, from the coding sequence ATGAAAAACGAGCATCATACTATTTGCCCTACGGAAATGGCAAGTTTCCATCACTTGTTTTTAACCATTCCGAGGAGTCGACACAAGTCCCGGCATCTAcgcaacggccatagtgcttgtCAATTATCCCCCCCGATGGCGTCTGGCAAGCCGACAAACCCCGAGATAGACAATGACATGGAGTGCTCCTCCCCGGAATCGGGTGCCGAGGACGCCGTGGAGTCGTCGTCGCCGGCGCCAGCGCCATCGTCCCGGTTCAAGGGAGTCGTGCCGCAGCCCAACGGGCGCTGGGGCGCGCAGATCTACGAGAAGCACTCGCGGGTGTGGCTTGGCACGTTCGCGGACGAGGAATCCGCCGCGCGCGCCTACGACGTGGCCGCGCTCCGCTTCCGCGGCCGCGACGCCGTCACCAACTACCAGCTCCCGCTGGCAGTGGAGGGGGCCAGCTCGTCGTCCACGAGCGAGCTCGCCTTCCTCGCCGACCACTCCAAGGCCGAGATCGTCGACATGCTCCGCAAGCACACCTACGCCGACGAGCTCCGGCAGGGCCTGCGCCGCGGGCACGGGCGCGCGCAGCCCACTCCGGCGTGGGCGCGAGAGTTCCTCTTCGAGAAGGCCGTGACCCCGAGCGACGTCGGCAAGCTCAACCGCCTGGTGGTTCCGAAGCAGCACGCCGAGAAGCACTTCCCTCCGACGACGGCGGCGGCCACCGGCAGCAACGGCAAGGGCTTGCTGCTCAACTTCGAGGACGGCGAAGGGAAGGTGTGGCGGTTCCGGTACTCGTACTGGAACAGCAGCCAGAGCTACGTGCTCACCAAGGGCTGGAGCCGCTTCGTCCGGGAGAAgggcctcgtcgccggcgacacCGTGACGTTCTCCCGGTCGGCGTACGTGATGAATGACACGGAAGAGCAGCTCTTCATCGACTACAAGCAGAAGAACAAGAATGACGAGGCGGCCGACGCAGCCAAGAATGAGGCCGGCCATGCCGCCGTCAAGCTCTTCGGCGTCGACATTGGCGGAGGAGAGATGGCGGGGTCATCAGGTGGGTGA